A part of Salvelinus alpinus chromosome 5, SLU_Salpinus.1, whole genome shotgun sequence genomic DNA contains:
- the lingo1b gene encoding leucine-rich repeat and immunoglobulin-like domain-containing nogo receptor-interacting protein 1-B isoform X2 — translation MVSSRMVSGEAGGHSYLVACWQPILVLMLGTVLSGSTTGCPSRCECNAQERSVVCHRRRLASFPEGIPIETKLLDLSKNRLKSLGPEEFINYPQLEELQLNENNISSMEPGAFSNLVGLRTLGLRNNQLKLIQLGVFTGLSNLTQLDISENRIVILLDYMFQELYNLKALEVGDNDLVFISHRAFHGLSSLEQLTMERCNLTSVPTEALSHLHNLLSLRLRHLTVNAVRDYSFKRLDRLKVLEISYWPYLDTMTSKCLYGLNITSLTITNCNLTAIPYQAIRHLGHLLFLNLSFNPIHTVEGNKLHNLLRLQAFHLVGGRLATIEPYSFRGLNHLRVLNVSSNSLNTLEESVFHSVGNLETLALYDNPLACDCRLLWVFRRRWRLNFNRQQPSCSLPEAVQGKEFKDFPDILPSDSFTCQKSRIQDHKALQRHVDEGTTVHYTCQADGDPAPVIMWLSPKKQFITTKSVGRLSVSPEGTLEVRYAQIQDNGTYLCIASNAAGNDTKPAHLHVHSYSPNWPHQPNKTFAFISNQPSEDGANGTLAQVPFPFDVKTLIIATTMGFISFLGVVLFCLVILFLWSRGKGNVKPNIEIEYVPRKAEAGESSPTGDAPRKFNMKMM, via the coding sequence GTAAGCAGTAGAATGGTGTCCGGGGAGGCAGGTGGGCACAGCTACCTGGTGGCGTGCTGGCAGCCCATCCTGGTCCTAATGCTGGGCACTGTCCTCTCCGGCTCCACCACCGGCTGCCCGTCCCGCTGTGAGTGTAACGCTCAGGAACGTTCCGTGGTGTGCCATCGACGGAGGCTGGCCTCGTTTCCCGAGGGCATCCCCATCGAGACGAAACTACTGGACCTCAGCAAGAACCGTCTGAAAAGCCTGGGGCCTGAGGAGTTCATCAACTACCCACAGCTGGAGGAGCTGCAGCTCAATGAGAACAATATCTCTTCCATGGAGCCCGGGGCTTTTAGCAACCTTGTCGGCTTGCGGACTCTGGGGCTGCGCAACAACCAGCTTAAGCTAATCCAGTTGGGAGTGTTCACAGGCCTCAGCAACCTCACCCAGCTGGACATTAGCGAGAACAGAATTGTTATCCTGCTGGACTACATGTTCCAGGAGCTGTACAATCTGAAGGCTCTGGAAGTCGGCGATAACGACCTGGTGTTCATCTCTCACCGAGCGTTCCACGGCCTCAGCAGCCTGGAACAGCTGACCATGGAGCGCTGCAACCTGACCTCGGTGCCCACCGAGGCCCTGAGCCATCTGCACAACCTGCTGTCGCTACGACTACGCCACCTCACCGTCAATGCTGTCAGGGATTACTCCTTCAAGAGGCTTGACCGCCTGAAGGTGTTAGAGATCTCCTACTGGCCCTACCTGGACACCATGACCTCCAAATGCCTGTACGGCCTCAacatcacctccctgaccatcaCAAACTGTAACCTCACCGCCATCCCTTACCAGGCCATTCGACACCTTGGGCATCTTCTCTTTCTCAACTTGTCTTTTAATCCCATTCACACGGTGGAGGGGAACAAGCTGCACAATCTGCTGAGGCTCCAGGCCTTCCACTTGGTAGGAGGGAGATTAGCCACAATTGAGCCCTACTCCTTCCGGGGTTTGAACCACCTCCGAGTCCTCAACGTATCCAGCAATAGCCTGAACACCCTGGAGGAATCCGTCTTTCACTCTGTGGGGAACCTGGAGACCCTGGCACTGTACGATAACCCACTGGCCTGCGACTGCCGACTGCTCTGGGTCTTCCGCCGCCGCTGGAGGCTCAACTTCAACCGGCAGCAGCCTTCCTGCTCTTTGCCCGAGGCCGTGCAGGGCAAGGAGTTCAAAGACTTCCCCGACATCCTCCCCTCCGATTCCTTCACCTGCCAGAAGTCCAGGATACAAGACCACAAGGCACTGCAGAGGCACGTGGACGAGGGCACAACGGTCCATTACACATGCCAGGCGGACGGCGACCCAGCCCCCGTGATCATGTGGCTGTCCCCCAAAAAGCAGTTCATCACCACCAAGTCCGTGGGGCGTCTCAGCGTGTCCCCCGAGGGCACGCTAGAGGTGCGCTACGCCCAGATCCAGGACAACGGTACCTACCTGTGCATCGCCAGCAATGCAGCAGGGAATGACACCAAGCCTGCCCACCTGCATGTGCACAGCTACTCGCCCAACTGGCCGCACCAGCCCAACAAGACGTTTGCTTTCATCTCCAACCAGCCCAGCGAGGACGGGGCCAACGGGACCCTGGCCCAGGTTCCCTTCCCGTTCGACGTGAAGACTCTGATCATCGCCACCACCATGGGATTTATCTCGTTCCTCGGCGTCGTCCTCTTCTGTCTCGTCATCCTCTTCCTCTGGAGCAGAGGAAAAGGCAACGTCAAGCCAAACATAGAGATTGAGTATGTACCCCGTAAGGCAGAGGCAGGTGAGAGTAGTCCAACCGGCGATGCGCCGCGTAAATTCAACATGAAAATGATGTGA
- the lingo1b gene encoding leucine-rich repeat and immunoglobulin-like domain-containing nogo receptor-interacting protein 1-B isoform X1 — MTVLVSSRMVSGEAGGHSYLVACWQPILVLMLGTVLSGSTTGCPSRCECNAQERSVVCHRRRLASFPEGIPIETKLLDLSKNRLKSLGPEEFINYPQLEELQLNENNISSMEPGAFSNLVGLRTLGLRNNQLKLIQLGVFTGLSNLTQLDISENRIVILLDYMFQELYNLKALEVGDNDLVFISHRAFHGLSSLEQLTMERCNLTSVPTEALSHLHNLLSLRLRHLTVNAVRDYSFKRLDRLKVLEISYWPYLDTMTSKCLYGLNITSLTITNCNLTAIPYQAIRHLGHLLFLNLSFNPIHTVEGNKLHNLLRLQAFHLVGGRLATIEPYSFRGLNHLRVLNVSSNSLNTLEESVFHSVGNLETLALYDNPLACDCRLLWVFRRRWRLNFNRQQPSCSLPEAVQGKEFKDFPDILPSDSFTCQKSRIQDHKALQRHVDEGTTVHYTCQADGDPAPVIMWLSPKKQFITTKSVGRLSVSPEGTLEVRYAQIQDNGTYLCIASNAAGNDTKPAHLHVHSYSPNWPHQPNKTFAFISNQPSEDGANGTLAQVPFPFDVKTLIIATTMGFISFLGVVLFCLVILFLWSRGKGNVKPNIEIEYVPRKAEAGESSPTGDAPRKFNMKMM; from the coding sequence GTAAGCAGTAGAATGGTGTCCGGGGAGGCAGGTGGGCACAGCTACCTGGTGGCGTGCTGGCAGCCCATCCTGGTCCTAATGCTGGGCACTGTCCTCTCCGGCTCCACCACCGGCTGCCCGTCCCGCTGTGAGTGTAACGCTCAGGAACGTTCCGTGGTGTGCCATCGACGGAGGCTGGCCTCGTTTCCCGAGGGCATCCCCATCGAGACGAAACTACTGGACCTCAGCAAGAACCGTCTGAAAAGCCTGGGGCCTGAGGAGTTCATCAACTACCCACAGCTGGAGGAGCTGCAGCTCAATGAGAACAATATCTCTTCCATGGAGCCCGGGGCTTTTAGCAACCTTGTCGGCTTGCGGACTCTGGGGCTGCGCAACAACCAGCTTAAGCTAATCCAGTTGGGAGTGTTCACAGGCCTCAGCAACCTCACCCAGCTGGACATTAGCGAGAACAGAATTGTTATCCTGCTGGACTACATGTTCCAGGAGCTGTACAATCTGAAGGCTCTGGAAGTCGGCGATAACGACCTGGTGTTCATCTCTCACCGAGCGTTCCACGGCCTCAGCAGCCTGGAACAGCTGACCATGGAGCGCTGCAACCTGACCTCGGTGCCCACCGAGGCCCTGAGCCATCTGCACAACCTGCTGTCGCTACGACTACGCCACCTCACCGTCAATGCTGTCAGGGATTACTCCTTCAAGAGGCTTGACCGCCTGAAGGTGTTAGAGATCTCCTACTGGCCCTACCTGGACACCATGACCTCCAAATGCCTGTACGGCCTCAacatcacctccctgaccatcaCAAACTGTAACCTCACCGCCATCCCTTACCAGGCCATTCGACACCTTGGGCATCTTCTCTTTCTCAACTTGTCTTTTAATCCCATTCACACGGTGGAGGGGAACAAGCTGCACAATCTGCTGAGGCTCCAGGCCTTCCACTTGGTAGGAGGGAGATTAGCCACAATTGAGCCCTACTCCTTCCGGGGTTTGAACCACCTCCGAGTCCTCAACGTATCCAGCAATAGCCTGAACACCCTGGAGGAATCCGTCTTTCACTCTGTGGGGAACCTGGAGACCCTGGCACTGTACGATAACCCACTGGCCTGCGACTGCCGACTGCTCTGGGTCTTCCGCCGCCGCTGGAGGCTCAACTTCAACCGGCAGCAGCCTTCCTGCTCTTTGCCCGAGGCCGTGCAGGGCAAGGAGTTCAAAGACTTCCCCGACATCCTCCCCTCCGATTCCTTCACCTGCCAGAAGTCCAGGATACAAGACCACAAGGCACTGCAGAGGCACGTGGACGAGGGCACAACGGTCCATTACACATGCCAGGCGGACGGCGACCCAGCCCCCGTGATCATGTGGCTGTCCCCCAAAAAGCAGTTCATCACCACCAAGTCCGTGGGGCGTCTCAGCGTGTCCCCCGAGGGCACGCTAGAGGTGCGCTACGCCCAGATCCAGGACAACGGTACCTACCTGTGCATCGCCAGCAATGCAGCAGGGAATGACACCAAGCCTGCCCACCTGCATGTGCACAGCTACTCGCCCAACTGGCCGCACCAGCCCAACAAGACGTTTGCTTTCATCTCCAACCAGCCCAGCGAGGACGGGGCCAACGGGACCCTGGCCCAGGTTCCCTTCCCGTTCGACGTGAAGACTCTGATCATCGCCACCACCATGGGATTTATCTCGTTCCTCGGCGTCGTCCTCTTCTGTCTCGTCATCCTCTTCCTCTGGAGCAGAGGAAAAGGCAACGTCAAGCCAAACATAGAGATTGAGTATGTACCCCGTAAGGCAGAGGCAGGTGAGAGTAGTCCAACCGGCGATGCGCCGCGTAAATTCAACATGAAAATGATGTGA